The Streptomyces spororaveus genome includes a region encoding these proteins:
- a CDS encoding CGNR zinc finger domain-containing protein, with protein sequence MTAADPRPLTGEPVALDLLNTRWVVNGEPLDLFAGAAGLTRVEGLAVWLESTGLAGRFRADAATLVHLLTAREALARAVADPADESARTLVDAVLEYGRIRATLTAEGPGERAEFADPAWGPAWTAARDYLDLLSAAPDRIRTCASETCVLRFFDVSRNGTRRWCSMAACGNRAKASRHYARTRER encoded by the coding sequence ATGACGGCGGCGGACCCACGACCCCTGACCGGGGAGCCGGTCGCCCTCGACCTGCTCAACACGCGCTGGGTCGTCAACGGCGAACCGCTGGACCTCTTCGCCGGCGCCGCCGGGCTCACCCGGGTGGAGGGGCTCGCGGTCTGGCTGGAGAGCACCGGCCTGGCCGGCCGCTTCCGCGCCGACGCGGCCACCCTCGTCCACCTGCTGACCGCCCGCGAGGCCCTGGCCCGCGCCGTCGCGGACCCGGCCGACGAGAGCGCCCGCACCCTGGTCGACGCCGTGCTGGAGTACGGCCGCATCCGCGCCACCCTGACCGCCGAAGGCCCGGGCGAGCGCGCCGAATTCGCCGATCCGGCCTGGGGGCCGGCCTGGACGGCGGCGCGCGACTACCTCGACCTGCTGAGCGCCGCGCCCGACCGGATCCGCACCTGCGCGTCCGAGACCTGCGTCCTGCGCTTCTTCGACGTCTCGCGCAACGGCACGCGGCGCTGGTGCTCGATGGCCGCCTGCGGAAACCGGGCGAAAGCCTCGCGCCACTACGCGCGCACGCGCGAGCGCTGA
- the pepN gene encoding aminopeptidase N: protein MPGENLSRDEARERAELLSVDAYEVVLDIRSAVDEAEPAEGPRTFRSVTTVRFRAAGAGTSTFADLIAPSVNAVTLNGRALDVAAVFDGARIALDGLAAENVLVVDANCAYSRTGEGLHRFVDPEDGEVYLYTQYEPADARRVYANFEQPDLKAPYRFEVTAPEGWRVWSNGAEESREAGVWRFAETAPISTYITCVVAGPYHYVTDSYTRGDLTIPLGAMCRKGLAKHFDADDVFLVTKQGFDLFHEIFDYPYPFGKYDQAFVPEYNLGAMENPGLVTFREEYIFRGKVTQASYEARANVILHEMAHMWFGDLVTMKWWDDLWLKESFADFMGSFGLVEATRFDQAWITFANRRKSWAYRADQLPSTHPITADIRDLEDAKLNFDGITYAKGASVLKQLVAYVGREAFLEGARRYFKANAYGNTTLDDLLSVLAEVSGRDMAQWSRAWLQTAGVNALTPVITYDAGGRVTELAVVQEGDELRPHRVAVGLYRLESDGTLVRYARADADVSGARTVVTELAGTERPDLVLVNDEDLTYCKIRFDEGSLETLRAHLGDLTDPLARALSWSALWNLTRDGLMPARDFVSLVLAHAGRESDVGVLQMLHTQALASVTHYAAPAWREQGGRELAAGALHELRVAEPGSEHQLTWARFFAASAASEGDFQLLLGLLEGSARIDGLEVDQELRWDFLLPLAAHGAVDEAVLAAELARDDTASGKRHQVRCLAARPSQAVKDQAWAAVVESDALSNALAEATIAGMQQSSQRGLLAGYAGRYFEVIERVWADRSIQIAMDVVRGLYPSLQSDSVTLEATDAWLSAHPSAPPALRRLVLESRDDLARALAAQRCDATAGN from the coding sequence GTGCCCGGTGAGAATCTGTCCCGCGACGAGGCCCGTGAGCGGGCCGAGCTGCTGTCCGTCGACGCGTACGAGGTGGTCCTCGACATCCGGTCCGCAGTGGACGAGGCCGAACCGGCCGAGGGCCCGCGGACCTTCCGCTCGGTCACGACGGTCCGCTTCCGGGCGGCGGGCGCCGGCACCTCCACCTTCGCGGACCTGATCGCGCCCTCGGTGAACGCCGTGACCCTGAACGGGCGCGCGCTGGACGTGGCCGCCGTCTTCGACGGCGCCCGGATCGCCCTCGACGGCCTGGCCGCCGAGAACGTCCTCGTGGTCGACGCGAACTGCGCGTACAGCCGGACGGGCGAGGGCCTGCACCGCTTCGTCGACCCGGAGGACGGCGAGGTCTACCTCTACACCCAGTACGAGCCGGCCGACGCGCGGCGGGTGTACGCGAACTTCGAGCAGCCCGACCTGAAGGCCCCGTACCGCTTCGAGGTGACGGCGCCCGAGGGCTGGCGGGTGTGGAGCAACGGCGCGGAGGAGTCCCGTGAGGCGGGCGTCTGGCGGTTCGCGGAGACCGCGCCGATCTCCACGTACATCACGTGCGTGGTCGCGGGCCCCTACCACTACGTGACGGACTCCTACACGCGCGGGGACCTGACCATCCCGCTGGGCGCGATGTGCCGCAAGGGGCTGGCGAAGCACTTCGACGCGGACGACGTCTTCCTCGTCACCAAGCAGGGCTTCGACCTCTTCCACGAGATCTTCGACTACCCCTACCCCTTCGGGAAGTACGACCAGGCCTTCGTGCCGGAGTACAACCTGGGTGCGATGGAGAACCCGGGGCTGGTGACCTTCCGGGAGGAGTACATCTTCCGCGGCAAGGTCACGCAGGCCTCGTACGAGGCGCGCGCGAACGTCATCCTGCACGAGATGGCGCACATGTGGTTCGGCGACCTGGTCACCATGAAGTGGTGGGACGACCTGTGGTTGAAGGAGTCCTTCGCCGACTTCATGGGCTCCTTCGGGCTGGTCGAGGCCACCCGCTTCGACCAGGCGTGGATCACCTTCGCCAACCGCCGCAAGTCGTGGGCCTACCGCGCCGACCAGCTCCCGTCCACCCACCCGATCACGGCCGACATCCGTGACCTGGAGGACGCCAAGCTGAACTTCGACGGCATCACCTACGCCAAGGGCGCCTCGGTGCTCAAGCAGCTGGTCGCCTACGTGGGCCGGGAGGCCTTCCTGGAGGGCGCCCGGCGCTACTTCAAGGCCAACGCCTACGGGAACACGACGCTCGACGACCTGCTGTCGGTGCTCGCGGAGGTCTCCGGTCGGGACATGGCCCAGTGGTCGCGGGCCTGGCTGCAGACCGCCGGGGTGAACGCGCTGACCCCCGTGATCACCTACGACGCGGGCGGCCGCGTGACGGAACTGGCCGTCGTGCAGGAGGGTGACGAGCTGCGCCCGCACCGGGTCGCGGTGGGCCTGTACCGGCTGGAGTCCGACGGAACCCTGGTCCGCTACGCGCGGGCCGACGCGGACGTGTCGGGCGCGCGGACGGTCGTCACGGAGCTCGCCGGCACCGAGCGGCCCGACCTGGTCCTGGTGAACGACGAGGACCTCACCTACTGCAAGATCCGCTTCGACGAGGGATCGCTGGAGACCCTGCGGGCGCACCTCGGGGACCTGACGGACCCGCTCGCGCGGGCCCTGAGCTGGTCGGCGCTGTGGAACCTGACGCGCGACGGCCTGATGCCGGCGCGCGACTTCGTCTCACTGGTCCTCGCGCACGCGGGCCGGGAGAGCGACGTCGGCGTCCTGCAGATGCTGCACACGCAGGCCCTGGCCTCGGTCACCCACTACGCGGCGCCCGCCTGGCGCGAGCAGGGCGGCCGGGAGCTGGCGGCGGGCGCGTTGCACGAGCTGCGGGTCGCGGAGCCGGGGTCGGAGCACCAGCTGACGTGGGCCCGCTTCTTCGCGGCGAGCGCGGCGAGCGAGGGCGACTTCCAGCTGCTGCTGGGGCTGCTGGAGGGCTCCGCGCGGATCGACGGGCTGGAGGTGGACCAGGAGCTGCGCTGGGACTTCCTGCTGCCGCTGGCCGCGCACGGGGCGGTGGACGAGGCCGTGCTCGCCGCCGAACTGGCGCGCGACGACACGGCCTCGGGCAAGCGGCACCAGGTGCGGTGCCTGGCGGCGCGGCCCTCGCAGGCGGTGAAGGACCAGGCGTGGGCGGCGGTGGTGGAGTCGGACGCGCTGTCCAACGCGCTGGCGGAGGCGACGATCGCGGGCATGCAGCAGTCCTCGCAGCGGGGCCTGCTGGCGGGCTACGCGGGGCGCTACTTCGAGGTGATCGAGCGGGTGTGGGCGGACCGGTCGATCCAGATCGCGATGGACGTGGTGAGGGGCCTGTACCCGTCGCTGCAGAGTGACTCGGTCACGCTGGAGGCCACCGACGCGTGGCTGTCGGCCCACCCTTCGGCTCCGCCGGCCCTGCGCCGCCTGGTACTGGAGTCCCGGGACGACCTGGCCCGGGCCCTTGCCGCGCAGCGGTGCGACGCGACGGCCGGCAACTAG
- a CDS encoding pyridoxamine 5'-phosphate oxidase family protein, whose translation MSGAYHRGVLAVQERVGVREAAEHVGRSIGTGLGDAAAAFLGLQPHLVVGAADGAGRMWASLLTAPPGFVRATGPDRIAVAGGPPAGDPLAEALATAGTRVGAIALDPRTRRRMRLNGTVEVTRAGFAVEAEQVFANCPKYLQRRQPLELARQGQGVVRRGRALTGAQQRAVRDADTFFVATTAEADGADASHRGGLPGFVEVLSPVELAWPDYAGNAMFLTLGNLTADPRAGLLFPDWESGAVLQLSGRARTEFGAGGSRRTRFRVESVVESVHPGRLLWSTPEYSPHLGRTTR comes from the coding sequence ATGTCCGGGGCGTACCACCGGGGAGTGCTGGCCGTGCAGGAGCGGGTCGGTGTACGGGAGGCCGCCGAGCATGTCGGGCGCTCGATCGGTACGGGGCTCGGCGATGCGGCCGCGGCCTTCCTCGGGCTCCAGCCGCACCTGGTCGTCGGCGCCGCCGACGGTGCGGGGCGGATGTGGGCCTCCCTGCTCACCGCCCCGCCCGGTTTCGTACGGGCCACCGGGCCGGACCGGATCGCGGTCGCCGGCGGTCCACCGGCGGGCGACCCGCTCGCCGAGGCCCTGGCCACGGCCGGGACCAGGGTCGGGGCCATCGCGCTCGACCCGCGCACCCGGCGCCGGATGCGGCTGAACGGAACCGTCGAGGTGACCCGGGCGGGCTTCGCCGTCGAGGCCGAACAGGTCTTCGCCAACTGCCCGAAGTACCTGCAGAGGCGACAGCCGCTGGAGCTCGCCCGGCAGGGGCAGGGCGTCGTGCGGCGCGGCAGGGCGCTGACCGGCGCCCAGCAGCGGGCCGTACGCGACGCCGACACCTTCTTCGTCGCCACCACGGCGGAGGCGGACGGGGCCGACGCCAGCCACCGGGGCGGGCTGCCGGGCTTCGTGGAGGTGCTCTCGCCGGTCGAGCTGGCCTGGCCGGACTACGCGGGCAACGCCATGTTCCTGACGCTGGGGAACCTGACCGCCGATCCGCGGGCCGGGCTGCTCTTCCCGGACTGGGAGAGCGGGGCGGTCCTTCAGCTCAGCGGCCGGGCCCGGACGGAGTTCGGGGCCGGCGGGAGCCGCCGCACCCGCTTCCGGGTGGAGTCGGTGGTGGAGAGCGTGCACCCGGGGCGGCTGCTCTGGAGCACCCCGGAGTACTCGCCTCACCTGGGCAGGACCACCAGGTAG
- a CDS encoding mycothiol-dependent nitroreductase Rv2466c family protein, with protein sequence MTDTQVREKTPVDFWFDPLCPWAWMTSRWMVEVEKVRDVEVRWHVMSLAVLNENKLDELPEVYRELLGPKGWAPVRVVIAAQQKHGEEVTGKLYTALGTRIHNDEKGPTREVIAEALAEVGLPAELLAYADSDEYDEVLRASHNDGIDRVGQEVGTPVISVPGSDGDVAFFGPVVTPTPRGDAAARLWDGTLLVASTPGFYEIKRTRTKGPSFE encoded by the coding sequence ATGACCGACACCCAGGTGCGCGAGAAGACCCCGGTCGACTTCTGGTTCGACCCGCTCTGCCCTTGGGCCTGGATGACGTCCCGCTGGATGGTCGAGGTCGAGAAGGTCCGCGACGTCGAGGTCCGCTGGCACGTGATGAGCCTCGCGGTGCTCAACGAGAACAAGCTCGACGAGCTGCCCGAGGTCTACCGCGAGCTGCTCGGCCCCAAGGGCTGGGCCCCGGTGCGCGTGGTGATAGCCGCCCAGCAGAAGCACGGTGAGGAAGTCACCGGCAAGCTCTACACCGCGCTCGGCACCCGCATCCACAACGACGAGAAGGGCCCGACCCGCGAGGTGATCGCCGAGGCGCTGGCCGAGGTCGGCCTGCCGGCCGAGCTGCTCGCGTACGCCGACTCGGACGAGTACGACGAGGTGCTGCGGGCCTCGCACAACGACGGCATAGACCGGGTGGGCCAGGAGGTCGGCACCCCGGTGATCTCCGTTCCGGGCTCCGACGGCGACGTGGCCTTCTTCGGTCCGGTCGTCACCCCGACCCCGCGCGGCGACGCGGCCGCCCGGCTCTGGGACGGCACCCTGCTCGTCGCCTCGACCCCGGGCTTCTACGAGATCAAGCGCACCCGTACCAAGGGTCCGTCCTTCGAGTAG